Part of the Mauremys mutica isolate MM-2020 ecotype Southern chromosome 1, ASM2049712v1, whole genome shotgun sequence genome is shown below.
AAGTAGGGCATTCATAGATTTGACGGCCAaaagggacaattatgatcatctagtctgaccatctgCATAACAGAAGCCATAACTTCTGGTTAAACTAGCTGCATACATATCATTTAGAAagacagccaatcttgatttaaagactttagtGTCAGGTGCTGATTACAGTAGGAAAAACTCAATAAAATGAACAGGTCAACAGTGAAAAGTTAAATACCtattttgaaagaaaataaaaacatataaaGTTCACGTATATAGAAGACAAACGATAGCAGTCAGCAACTGTAGAGTGAATCAACAGTTCACGTCAATGTTGAGTCCGTAGCAATGTCTTGTAATTATTAGGAATAACTTTATGTGAAAATCACTAATCACATACTTTGTTGGTGTGCCCCTATGTTCCAATACCAACATATTAATGTCACTGCAAATCCAGAGTGCTCCTTGAACACACAAAGGCACTGGGCTACTATGTTTATCTTGTAGCTATGCTCCAGCTTTCTCTCATGCAGCTCAAGTCTGTTATCAGAAAGCACCGTAACATCCGGCATCACAGGATGTTTGTAAGAAAGGAAAAAGGTCCCACTCATCAGCAGCAAGATGACAGACGTGATCCCAACAGGAATAGCAGCACCAGCTTCCTGTGCTTCTAAGCTGGAGGGCATGTAGAAAGAAGGAGGAAATGGGACAGCGCAATTGTATGCTACAGAATAGCAATTCCAGGGCACTGGAATTAAGACACAGACACCCACAAATATTTTCAAGACAGAAAAAAAGCTGATAGTCTGGATTTTGAGAAGAATTCCAGTATAAATATTCCTCAGAGCAAAGACAGTGAAAGCTTTTCCTAGTGCCCCCAGGACTATACCAGCCAACACAAGCACCCGGGCAACAGAAATTTCCTGGGGAATGAAGGCATCATTGAAACAGAATCTGTGACAGAACATTATCCAAAGTTCTCTGGAAACTTTTCTGTGACTGTTAAAACAAACTTTCCAGATTCCTACCCAAGCGATGCCAGAGGAGATGATGGTGGCATCACTTGTATGCCACACTCTCCAATGCATTTGTCCCATTGAGATGATGCACAGGATCCAGCCTAACGTACCTAAAGCAAGGCCAATTATCTGGAGGTGAATACTAGTGGTCAGGGAGGTCATGGTCTGGAGATTTTCAAGAAGTGCCCAGATCCTGTCATGGGCAAATGCAGACAAGTGCAGGCCCACTGAAATGAAGcagaatataaataaaataatatagtGTATCTTTATACCCACACACATTAACACATATGGGGCCAGATTAGCGCATAGGCAAAGCCAGGCACGTGCCTAAGTCCCAAATTCATGGAGAGGCCCATGTGTTAgatcacaatgccactcactcaaatttggcctggccactCCTCTGTCATGACAAAAggacagctgggccaaacctgggCAATGGAGTGGCCAGCACTGTGCCTGCTTGCCGCTGCTGTGGAGCCGTGGTGCTCCTGCACCAAGGCTCCCCCTCCTCCGGACAGGAGAGAGTTCACTTAGCTACATCTATGTAGCAGGAGCTGAAGGTGCTTAATACCTCACAagtgcagctgcactggcctGGGCAGGTTTAATATGAAAGCATCCACGTCACCAGAGCATCTAATTTAGCTGGCTAGGGGAGGGGCCCAGAAGTTTGTTTGCCTAGGGCCTGTTGatgagttaatccagccctgtgcaCATATGTACATGCAACGCCCCAGTACTCGGCAAAGCTACAGGCCTTTTGGCGGGAACTCCTGCTGGCTCTGCACTGGGTGCCATGGCCAACTCGTGGGCAGGGTTCTGAGCCAGCTGGGAAGCAGACAAGACCCAAGTGCAGGAGCCTGGTTCTGCTTCAGCTCCACCCACATCTGCGCCTTTTGGCTTTAGGAGGAGGGGCTTCTTCCCTGGACACTGGAAAGCAAGTAACCAGGTataggcgctgacttcccctctttctcctgggtgctcgaccccctcacccccctacccccagccccgcccccactccaccccttccatgaggccccacctctgccctgcctcttcccaccccttcctcacccccattccaaccccttccccaaagtccctgccccaactccaccacttctctgcctcctctcctgagcgTGCCACGTTCCCGCTCCTCTCCCGCCTCCCAGAGCGTGCTGTTTGGTGGTagccggggcaggagggggggagtgctgggaggtaggcggaggagtgaGGACGCGGTGAACTcaatagaggaggaggaggtggggcgggagaggagagcttggctgccagtgggtgcagagcacccactaatttttccccagttacggagcacccacggagtcaacCCCTATGTAACCacaggcctgctcctgctcccattgaaatcagtgggaatgttACCAGaagaacaggatcaggcccttgtatttttcttttcagatcTCTCCATAACgttttctctcatttccctcaGCTCTTTCTTCAGTATATTTTCTGCCCTCTTTGAAAAGCCTCTCTCTCGTTTTTTTGCTCTTTCATATTCACCCCAGCCATTGTTGTCCATCCT
Proteins encoded:
- the LOC123356244 gene encoding claudin-34-like — translated: MGLHLSAFAHDRIWALLENLQTMTSLTTSIHLQIIGLALGTLGWILCIISMGQMHWRVWHTSDATIISSGIAWVGIWKVCFNSHRKVSRELWIMFCHRFCFNDAFIPQEISVARVLVLAGIVLGALGKAFTVFALRNIYTGILLKIQTISFFSVLKIFVGVCVLIPVPWNCYSVAYNCAVPFPPSFYMPSSLEAQEAGAAIPVGITSVILLLMSGTFFLSYKHPVMPDVTVLSDNRLELHERKLEHSYKINIVAQCLCVFKEHSGFAVTLICWYWNIGAHQQSM